TGTCGCACGCAAGGGGTTAGGTTGAGCCGGTGGCCAATGAACCTAGCATGCGGATCGGGCGCCTCGCCGAACTCGTCGGCGTCTCGAGCGATGTACTGCGCGTATGGGAGCGCCGGTACGGGCTGTTCGAGCCCGAGCGCACGCCCGGAGGATACCGCCTGTACTCCGAGGCCGACCTCGACCTCGCACGCAGGGTGCTCGCCTTGCGGGAGAAGGGCGTGCCGATTTCGGCCGCCGTTTCCGCAGTCACCCAGGGCCGACCGATTCGCTCGGCGAGCGCGGAGCAGGGGTTGCGACTGCGCCGCGAACTCGATTCTGCTGCAGGTGAATTCGACGAGTTCACGTTCGTGTCGGTGCTCGACCGCGCTATCGACGAGTTCGGTGTCGCCGATACCATTCACGACATTCTGATGCCGCACCTGCAGCAGGTGGGCACGGAATGGGAAGCGGGTCGGATCAGCGTCGCGCAAGAACACTTCGTCAGCCATATCGTTCGTCGAAGGGTCGGCTCGCTGGCCAGGCTGGTGGACGACGCGGACGCTCCCATCGCGGTGCTGGCCTGCCCGCCCAAGGAGTTGCATGACATCCCGCTGCTCGCGCTCGGCGTCCTGATGTCCGATGCCGGATGGCGGGTGCGTTACCTCGGGCCCAACACCCCGCTGAAGGACCTCTACGGAGCATGCGAACGACTCGACCCCGACCTCATCATCATGTCGGGCACCCGGCGCACCGTCTTCGAGGCCCGTGCAGGAGCCCTGCGTCGGCTCTCGCAACGCTGGCCGATGGCCATCGGGGGACGAGGCGCGACGCCCTCGGTCGCCGC
This is a stretch of genomic DNA from Yimella lutea. It encodes these proteins:
- a CDS encoding MerR family transcriptional regulator: MANEPSMRIGRLAELVGVSSDVLRVWERRYGLFEPERTPGGYRLYSEADLDLARRVLALREKGVPISAAVSAVTQGRPIRSASAEQGLRLRRELDSAAGEFDEFTFVSVLDRAIDEFGVADTIHDILMPHLQQVGTEWEAGRISVAQEHFVSHIVRRRVGSLARLVDDADAPIAVLACPPKELHDIPLLALGVLMSDAGWRVRYLGPNTPLKDLYGACERLDPDLIIMSGTRRTVFEARAGALRRLSQRWPMAIGGRGATPSVAAVIGADRLPEHLRDSAEFLLTSRDQYRRPAAGQ